The proteins below come from a single Cricetulus griseus strain 17A/GY chromosome 6, alternate assembly CriGri-PICRH-1.0, whole genome shotgun sequence genomic window:
- the LOC100751371 gene encoding olfactory receptor 5G3 yields the protein MEGKNQTAVTEFLFLGITDNLHQKIVFFIMFLFVYLVTLGGNLGMITLIWVDPRLQTPMYFFLSHLPFVDVCSSSSITPRMLCDIFAENKAISFVGCASQMWFFGLFVGTECFLLASMAYDRYTAICKPLLYTLIMSQHVCVLLVIGSYAIAIISTMTHTTLTFCLPFCGPYIINHFFCDISPLLSLACTDTQVNKLVLFILAGAVGVLSGLIILVSYVCIFVAILKIQKANGRRKAFSTCSSHLATVSILYGTLFFIYVRPNASSSLNINKVISLFYTVVIPMLNPLIYSLRNKEVKDAFGRTLERKNFLIGA from the coding sequence atggaaggaaagaatcagaCTGcagtgacagagtttctcttcctTGGCATCACAGATAACCTCCATCAGAAGATTGTCTTCTTTatcatgtttctttttgtctatCTTGTCACCCTGGGGGGTAACCTGGGCATGATCACTCTCATATGGGTAGACCCTAGGCTGCAGACACCTATGTACTTTTTTCTCAGCCACCTGCCTTTTGTAGATGTGTGCTCCTCTTCTTCCATAACTCCCAGGATGCTGTGTGACATTTTTGCAGAGAACAAAGCCATCTCTTTTGTGGGCTGTGCCTCACAGATGTGGTTCTTTGGTCTTTTTGTGGGAACTGAATGTTTCCTCCTGGCTTCCATGGCATATGATCGGTATACAGCTATTTGTAAGCCCTTGCTGTATACACTCATTATGTCCCAGCATGTCTGTGTGCTTTTGGTTATTGGGTCTTATGCCATTGCTATTATAAGTACAATGACCCACACAACATTAACCTTTTGCTTACCATTCTGTGGTCCATATATTATCAACCACTTTTTCTGTGATATTTCTCCATTGCTGTCTCTAGCATGTACTGATACCCAGGTCAATAAGTTGGTGCTTTTTATCTTGGCTGGAGCAGTAGGTGTGCTCAGTGGTCTGATCATCTTGGTCTCCTATGTCTGTATCTTTGTGGCCATCCTGAAAATTCAGAAAGCCAATGGGAGACGAAAAGCCTTCTCCACCTGTTCCTCTCACTTGGCAACTGTCTCTATCCTGTATGGAACACTTTTCTTCATCTATGTTCGACCTAATGCCAGTTCCTCCTTGAATATTAATAAAGTGATCTCCCTATTTTATACTGTTGTGATCCCCATGTTGAACCCCCTCATCTACAGCTTAAGGAACAAAGAGGTGAAAGATGCCTTTGGTAgaacattggaaaggaagaacttcCTAATAGGTGCTTAA